A single genomic interval of Longimicrobiaceae bacterium harbors:
- the panC gene encoding pantoate--beta-alanine ligase, whose protein sequence is MRLSRTRQETRSWVHSCRLAGERVALVPTMGYLHEGHLSLIRRAREVADRVAVSIFVNPLQFGPNEDYEQYPRDLDRDLDLCSEAGAHFAFAPSVEEMYPGGEPWVNVVPVRGADRLCGASRPGHFAGVLTVVAKLFAIVQPDVAVFGQKDYQQLVLIRRMVRDLNLDIEIVSGPIVRDPDGLAMSSRNTYLSPEERTRALALSRALQRCQELYASGERNAEAFRGLLLQIDGPGVELEYGEVVDPDTLDPLEEVREGAVCAVAARVGRTRLIDNTILGT, encoded by the coding sequence CTGCCGACTGGCCGGCGAGCGGGTGGCGCTGGTCCCGACCATGGGATATCTGCACGAGGGGCACCTCTCCCTCATCCGGCGCGCGCGCGAGGTGGCCGATCGGGTGGCGGTCTCGATCTTCGTCAACCCCCTGCAGTTCGGTCCGAACGAGGACTACGAGCAGTACCCTCGGGACCTCGATCGCGACCTGGATCTCTGTTCCGAGGCTGGAGCCCACTTTGCGTTCGCTCCATCGGTGGAGGAGATGTATCCGGGCGGGGAGCCGTGGGTGAACGTCGTCCCCGTCCGGGGAGCGGACCGGCTCTGTGGTGCCTCCAGGCCGGGGCACTTTGCCGGGGTGCTGACGGTGGTGGCGAAGCTCTTCGCGATCGTCCAGCCCGACGTGGCCGTCTTCGGGCAGAAGGACTATCAGCAGCTCGTTCTGATCCGGCGGATGGTGCGCGACCTGAATCTGGACATCGAGATCGTTTCCGGTCCCATCGTGCGCGATCCCGATGGGTTGGCGATGAGCTCTCGCAACACCTATCTGTCGCCCGAGGAGCGCACGCGCGCGCTTGCTCTGTCCCGTGCGTTGCAGCGTTGTCAGGAGCTGTATGCGAGCGGCGAGCGGAACGCGGAGGCGTTTCGGGGGTTGCTTTTGCAGATCGACGGCCCGGGCGTCGAGCTGGAGTACGGCGAGGTCGTGGACCCCGACACCCTCGATCCGCTGGAGGAGGTGCGCGAAGGCGCGGTCTGTGCGGTTGCCGCGCGGGTGGGTAGGACCCGGCTGATCGACAATACGATCCTGGGCACCTGA
- the panD gene encoding aspartate 1-decarboxylase, which produces MLRMMCKSKIHRATVTGADLNYMGSITIDPDLMEAADLLEYEQVHVVNINNGARFETYVIPGKRGEGEICLNGAAARLAHPGDKVIVISYAQYSEEELAEHRPIFIFVDEQNRLHRDHIRAESR; this is translated from the coding sequence ATGCTGCGGATGATGTGTAAATCGAAGATCCACCGGGCTACTGTGACCGGCGCGGATCTGAACTATATGGGATCGATCACCATCGATCCGGATCTCATGGAGGCCGCCGACCTGCTCGAGTACGAGCAGGTGCACGTGGTCAACATCAACAACGGCGCTCGCTTCGAGACGTACGTGATCCCCGGCAAGCGGGGCGAGGGAGAGATCTGCCTCAACGGTGCCGCCGCCCGCTTGGCGCACCCCGGGGACAAGGTGATCGTGATCAGCTACGCGCAGTACTCGGAAGAGGAGCTCGCCGAGCACCGACCCATCTTCATCTTCGTCGACGAGCAGAATCGGCTACACCGCGACCACATCAGGGCAGAGAGCCGCTGA
- a CDS encoding HD domain-containing protein translates to MSDAASTELPVSWVSATVAAAAAGELPPWARVTEARREHIGRVTALMRQWAEELGLPAVDRMRWAAAGMLHDALRDADTAELRTILGRRFLDLHPVLLHGPAAAHLLSADADEALLRAIRYHTLGHPELDRLGRALYLADFLEPGRDFAREWRAELRERMPRELDSVVREVVAARIRHLLEDGKPIRPETAAFWSSLTEEA, encoded by the coding sequence ATGTCCGACGCGGCTTCGACTGAGCTACCCGTCAGCTGGGTTTCCGCGACCGTCGCTGCCGCCGCGGCCGGCGAGCTCCCGCCATGGGCTCGGGTGACCGAGGCGAGGCGCGAGCACATCGGGCGGGTCACCGCCCTGATGCGCCAGTGGGCCGAAGAGCTCGGCCTCCCCGCCGTGGACCGGATGCGCTGGGCTGCGGCCGGGATGCTCCACGATGCCCTGCGGGACGCCGACACGGCCGAGCTCCGCACGATTCTCGGTCGCCGCTTCCTTGACCTGCACCCGGTCCTGCTGCACGGCCCGGCCGCGGCCCACCTCCTCTCCGCCGACGCTGACGAGGCCCTCCTGCGGGCCATCCGCTACCACACGCTCGGGCACCCGGAGCTCGACCGGCTTGGTCGGGCGCTCTACCTGGCCGACTTTCTCGAACCGGGGCGCGACTTTGCGCGGGAATGGAGGGCTGAGTTGCGCGAGCGGATGCCGCGCGAGCTCGATTCAGTGGTCCGAGAGGTGGTGGCCGCGCGCATCCGACACCTGCTGGAGGACGGCAAGCCGATACGTCCGGAAACCGCCGCGTTCTGGTCGTCGTTGACGGAGGAGGCGTGA
- a CDS encoding LytR C-terminal domain-containing protein — protein MKGLKVAALVGLCVLVLFLVGSMVMGMRGERPPELAGVEVELPERRVRVEVLNAAGIPRLAQRETDRLRDEGFDVVFFGNARGFHPDTSLVLDRVGDPAAARAVAAVLGINQVREAPDTSLYLEVTVILGRDWAEANAESVAN, from the coding sequence GTGAAGGGCTTGAAGGTCGCCGCTCTGGTGGGGCTCTGCGTGCTGGTGCTGTTCCTCGTGGGGTCGATGGTGATGGGGATGCGCGGCGAGAGGCCGCCGGAGCTCGCCGGGGTCGAGGTCGAGTTACCGGAACGGCGCGTCCGCGTCGAGGTGCTGAATGCCGCCGGCATCCCCAGGCTGGCGCAGCGAGAAACCGACCGCCTGCGCGACGAGGGCTTCGACGTCGTCTTTTTCGGGAACGCGAGAGGATTCCACCCCGACACCTCGCTGGTGCTGGACCGGGTGGGAGACCCCGCCGCCGCGCGCGCGGTCGCCGCGGTGCTTGGTATCAACCAGGTTCGCGAAGCACCGGATACCAGCCTCTACCTCGAGGTGACGGTGATCCTGGGGCGCGATTGGGCGGAGGCTAACGCCGAGAGCGTGGCAAACTAG